From a single Streptomyces sp. NBC_01276 genomic region:
- a CDS encoding ScbR family autoregulator-binding transcription factor, whose protein sequence is MVKQQRAARTRESLVRAAAEVFAEEGFVAASIAAISERAGVSPGALNFHFDGKTALARAVEGRAAEAVRAITRVGGGAGRAGDPLGVLVDSTYALQRLRVSDVLVRAGFALGADVAHRSRVDLRGQWLLWVEESFAAAARAGLLADGVSARDAARLVVAVTAGLDVLGAADAGGAGVPHALTRIWSVVLPGIAAGPQETD, encoded by the coding sequence ATGGTCAAGCAGCAGCGTGCGGCACGCACGCGGGAATCTCTGGTGCGCGCGGCCGCGGAGGTGTTCGCCGAGGAGGGCTTCGTCGCCGCCTCGATCGCCGCGATCAGCGAACGGGCCGGAGTGAGCCCCGGCGCGCTGAACTTCCACTTCGACGGCAAGACGGCCCTCGCGCGGGCCGTCGAGGGGCGGGCCGCGGAGGCGGTGCGGGCGATCACCCGCGTGGGGGGCGGGGCGGGGCGGGCCGGTGATCCGCTGGGGGTGCTGGTCGATTCCACTTACGCGCTGCAGCGGCTGCGCGTAAGTGACGTGCTCGTACGGGCCGGCTTCGCGCTCGGGGCGGACGTCGCCCACCGCAGCCGGGTGGACCTGCGCGGGCAGTGGCTGCTCTGGGTCGAGGAGTCGTTCGCGGCGGCGGCGCGGGCCGGGCTGCTGGCGGACGGGGTGTCCGCGCGGGACGCCGCCCGCCTGGTGGTGGCCGTGACGGCCGGGCTGGATGTGCTGGGTGCGGCGGACGCCGGAGGGGCCGGCGTGCCGCACGCCCTGACCCGGATCTGGTCGGTCGTCCTGCCGGGGATCGCGGCAGGACCCCAAGAAACAGACTGA
- a CDS encoding ParB/RepB/Spo0J family partition protein, whose translation MSKADKLGVSASFARAQPVGVSSRRAAIAEATGAPTSGVVPPSEVPIDALAHNPFNLREDLTDLAELAESLTVRGQLQPLAVATRMAFMEAHPGATDGLGRAPYVVIDGNRRLAAAHLAGLKTIQIHVNDSLSASAADILESALIANVHRVDVAPMDQARALQELVDVHGSQAQVAKRIGKTAAWVSQRLTLLNLTPTLQEKVETGELKVEPARRIGRLPQEEQAAAADESLNTVNPPRQRTRPAPAANPPQTPTPPPSPSPSPTPAPRITISTHSPETIADALTAHLTPDDLKAVTELLMTRI comes from the coding sequence ATGAGCAAGGCAGACAAGCTCGGGGTATCGGCTTCCTTCGCCCGGGCCCAGCCCGTCGGCGTGAGCTCCCGCCGAGCCGCCATCGCCGAGGCCACGGGCGCCCCCACCTCCGGGGTCGTTCCCCCGTCCGAGGTGCCCATCGACGCCCTCGCCCACAACCCCTTCAACCTCCGCGAGGACCTCACGGACCTGGCGGAGCTGGCCGAGTCCCTGACCGTACGCGGGCAGCTCCAGCCCCTGGCAGTCGCGACCCGGATGGCCTTCATGGAGGCACACCCCGGGGCCACCGACGGCCTGGGCCGCGCCCCGTACGTGGTCATCGACGGCAACCGGCGCCTCGCCGCAGCCCACCTGGCGGGCCTGAAGACCATCCAGATCCACGTCAACGACTCCCTGTCGGCGTCGGCCGCGGACATCCTCGAATCGGCGCTCATCGCCAACGTCCACCGGGTCGACGTGGCCCCCATGGACCAGGCACGCGCCCTCCAGGAGCTGGTCGACGTCCACGGCTCCCAGGCACAGGTCGCCAAGCGGATCGGGAAGACGGCGGCCTGGGTCTCCCAGCGGCTGACCCTGCTCAACCTGACGCCCACCCTCCAGGAGAAGGTGGAGACGGGCGAGCTGAAGGTCGAACCGGCCCGCCGCATCGGCCGCCTCCCCCAGGAAGAACAGGCCGCCGCCGCCGACGAGAGCCTCAACACGGTCAACCCCCCGCGGCAGCGCACCCGCCCGGCTCCCGCCGCCAACCCGCCCCAGACACCGACCCCACCCCCCTCCCCGTCCCCCTCCCCCACACCGGCCCCCCGCATCACGATCTCCACCCACTCCCCGGAGACCATCGCGGACGCCCTGACCGCCCACCTCACCCCGGACGACCTGAAGGCCGTCACCGAACTCCTGATGACCCGCATCTGA
- a CDS encoding TetR/AcrR family transcriptional regulator C-terminal domain-containing protein, with translation MADEQWGPAVRLLWGPPPGPPARGPRRGLTLEGIAGAGVRIADAEGLGGVSMQRVAAELAVTKMALYRYVPGKAELVALMAEAAMPDPAAGLDAALERAGSGWRERLGAWARELLAAFRAHPWLLRATVGARAVGPREVGWLERALAALEGCGLTGSESMDAVVLVSGHVRGIAEQERAVPGGGPGGAAGGGPDVELGAVLGEVIRLRGADFPALGAALASVAREGGQDQALDFGLERILDGIGLLVAARGTGA, from the coding sequence ATGGCGGACGAACAGTGGGGCCCGGCGGTGCGGTTGCTGTGGGGGCCGCCGCCGGGGCCGCCGGCCCGGGGGCCCCGGCGCGGGCTCACGTTGGAGGGGATCGCGGGGGCGGGTGTGCGGATCGCCGACGCGGAGGGCCTGGGCGGGGTGTCCATGCAACGGGTGGCCGCGGAGCTGGCGGTCACCAAGATGGCGCTCTACCGGTACGTGCCGGGCAAGGCGGAACTGGTCGCGCTGATGGCGGAGGCGGCGATGCCGGATCCGGCCGCGGGACTCGACGCCGCGCTGGAGCGGGCCGGGAGCGGTTGGCGGGAGCGGCTGGGGGCGTGGGCGCGGGAGTTGCTCGCCGCGTTCCGGGCGCATCCGTGGCTGCTCCGGGCGACGGTGGGGGCGCGGGCCGTGGGGCCGCGGGAGGTGGGGTGGCTGGAGCGTGCGCTCGCGGCGCTGGAGGGGTGCGGGCTGACCGGGTCCGAGTCGATGGACGCGGTGGTGCTGGTGTCCGGGCACGTCCGGGGGATCGCGGAGCAGGAGCGGGCGGTGCCGGGCGGGGGACCGGGGGGCGCTGCCGGGGGTGGGCCGGACGTGGAACTCGGGGCGGTGCTGGGGGAGGTGATACGGCTGCGGGGGGCCGACTTCCCGGCGCTCGGGGCCGCGCTGGCATCGGTCGCGCGGGAGGGCGGGCAGGACCAGGCGCTGGACTTCGGGCTGGAGCGGATCCTCGACGGGATCGGGCTGCTGGTCGCCGCGCGGGGGACCGGGGCCTGA
- a CDS encoding cation:proton antiporter translates to MAGDVLVAVAVVVLACGVGGAGARRVGQPAVVGEIAVGILLGPTLLGWVWPQGQRWLLPGDVLPTLGVLGDLGLVAFMFLVGLELDLGLLRGQGRAVVLVSQAGVWVPWALGALLALGLYGSFAPEGVGRAEFVLFVAVALSVTAFPVLARILTEQGLYGTPVGALAMACAAVVDVVAWCLLAVVVAVAGGGGAGAGAGRALAAGAFAAGMWWGVRPLLARALGRRSNGAGGGGVLAGLFGGLCLAAYTTDVLGVHALFGAFVFGAVVPRGVKEVERAAERIREFAVPVLLPLFFVGSGLRTDVGALGGGGVWLWAAVVPAVAVVAKWGGATGAALLAGRSREEAVLLGALMNCRGVTELVVLDIGLGLGVIGVELFTVLVLMTLVTTAMTGPVVRALRARSTESRVRGAGPGTPG, encoded by the coding sequence GTGGCGGGTGATGTGCTGGTCGCCGTGGCGGTGGTGGTGCTCGCGTGCGGGGTGGGTGGTGCCGGGGCGCGCCGGGTCGGGCAGCCGGCGGTGGTCGGGGAGATCGCCGTGGGCATCCTGCTGGGGCCCACGTTGCTGGGGTGGGTGTGGCCGCAGGGGCAACGGTGGCTGCTGCCGGGGGATGTTCTGCCGACTCTGGGGGTGCTGGGGGACCTCGGGCTGGTCGCCTTCATGTTCCTGGTGGGGCTGGAGCTGGACCTCGGGCTGCTGCGGGGGCAGGGGCGCGCGGTGGTCCTGGTGAGTCAGGCGGGCGTGTGGGTGCCCTGGGCGCTCGGGGCTCTGCTGGCCCTCGGGTTGTACGGGTCCTTCGCGCCGGAGGGGGTGGGGCGGGCGGAGTTCGTGCTGTTCGTGGCGGTCGCGCTGAGCGTGACCGCCTTTCCGGTGCTGGCCCGGATCCTCACCGAGCAGGGCCTGTACGGGACGCCGGTGGGGGCGTTGGCGATGGCCTGCGCGGCGGTGGTGGACGTGGTCGCCTGGTGCCTGCTCGCGGTGGTGGTGGCCGTGGCGGGCGGCGGCGGGGCGGGGGCCGGGGCGGGACGGGCCCTGGCGGCCGGGGCGTTCGCGGCGGGGATGTGGTGGGGCGTGCGGCCGTTGCTGGCCCGGGCCCTGGGGCGGCGGTCGAACGGGGCCGGTGGTGGCGGGGTACTGGCCGGGCTGTTCGGCGGGCTCTGCCTCGCGGCGTACACGACCGACGTCCTCGGGGTCCACGCGCTGTTCGGGGCCTTCGTCTTCGGGGCGGTGGTGCCCCGGGGAGTGAAGGAGGTCGAGCGGGCGGCGGAGCGGATACGGGAGTTCGCGGTGCCGGTGCTGTTGCCGTTGTTCTTCGTGGGCAGCGGGCTGCGCACCGATGTGGGGGCCTTGGGGGGCGGCGGGGTCTGGCTGTGGGCGGCGGTCGTGCCGGCGGTGGCCGTCGTGGCGAAGTGGGGCGGGGCGACGGGCGCGGCGCTGCTGGCCGGGCGGAGCCGGGAGGAGGCCGTGTTGCTGGGGGCGCTGATGAACTGTCGCGGGGTGACGGAGCTGGTGGTGCTCGACATCGGGCTCGGTCTGGGGGTGATCGGTGTGGAGCTGTTCACGGTCCTGGTGCTGATGACCCTGGTGACCACGGCGATGACGGGACCGGTGGTGAGGGCACTGCGCGCGCGGAGCACGGAGTCCCGCGTACGGGGGGCCGGCCCCGGGACGCCGGGGTGA
- a CDS encoding ScbR family autoregulator-binding transcription factor encodes MARVRQERAEITRQAILDGAAIAFDRSGFGGTSLSDVVKHAGVTKGALYFHFPSKEALARTLMDEQFQVSQDVPVIEDPGLQTVIDLTHQMAAGLRSNVRIRAGIRLVIEFGSFTHPDPSPYNAWIDTCVHCLTPARDRGDLMPSHDIQDLSTFLIGSFTGIQVTSHVRTGREDLHARVVDLWNYLLPGIVPARRMHLFDPSGSHACRAELGLPTAAATPVAPATPAATD; translated from the coding sequence GTGGCAAGGGTCAGGCAAGAACGGGCCGAGATCACCCGACAGGCGATCCTCGACGGTGCGGCCATCGCCTTCGACCGCTCCGGCTTCGGCGGCACCAGCCTCAGCGACGTGGTCAAGCACGCCGGAGTCACCAAGGGGGCCCTCTACTTCCACTTCCCGTCCAAGGAAGCCCTCGCCCGCACCCTGATGGACGAGCAGTTCCAGGTGTCCCAGGACGTCCCGGTCATCGAGGACCCGGGCCTCCAGACGGTCATCGACCTGACCCACCAGATGGCGGCCGGGCTGCGCTCCAACGTCCGCATCCGCGCCGGGATCCGCCTGGTCATCGAGTTCGGCTCGTTCACGCACCCCGACCCGTCCCCGTACAACGCCTGGATCGACACCTGCGTCCACTGCCTGACGCCGGCCCGGGACCGCGGTGACCTCATGCCCTCGCACGACATACAGGACCTGTCGACCTTCCTCATCGGTTCGTTCACCGGAATCCAGGTCACCTCGCACGTCCGCACCGGCCGCGAGGATCTGCACGCCCGGGTCGTGGACCTGTGGAACTACCTCCTCCCGGGCATCGTGCCCGCCCGGCGGATGCACCTCTTCGACCCGTCGGGCTCCCACGCCTGCCGCGCCGAACTCGGCCTGCCCACCGCTGCGGCAACTCCTGTCGCCCCGGCCACCCCGGCCGCGACCGACTGA
- a CDS encoding helix-turn-helix domain-containing protein yields MSETNEQATLFAAVDALLEEAAAQDGLPEPDERKRLREAAGLSQDQIAKALSVRRETVTSWETGRTAPRPPKRAAYARLLEGLASLHPVNGVNAVNATPASPTEQTSEQQTINAVNAVNPHPPTTPDPIDSVNAVNADTPPAPGAPLPRSAQQPPTVNAVNAVAHPTPEPPRAAPHPRAERQAPTTPRKPSKRLPLALEGNGPLAVLDGTGHAHAAGGVLLPHPTSDLPALITWALGPDADLRAPRLHRNGKDGDPLLVLTAPAAERLGLPLTLEDRRALRLPDNHPVIKQLTKAKWQLTRRGFGPWPRIYRPASPTSGRQCVQLAVLPWGALDTRAWGEDTADLPAPELAELLTAYATRLLTPRGSTAVTGLELMTALRPPTRAARNPDTNTWESAPVAGSLTRPVDPAPPEAPDEHPVVAALYPRSHQRTPDQVLDEEAYDWIRDPELLTDAECAATHAVGLDVNMAFAAAANRLTVGLGPAAHTTHPRFDPKTPGCWLADLSSLPHDPRLPSPFTPHGKPPTGPAWYATPTLAYAQELGHEVRPTEAWLRPDHGPYLDAWYTRLRDAYMATMADLGVTSSLTESEFLRAMATHKQHDPLAASVLSAIKATVKGGIGKLRERPQGAGYRPGEPWPALERPTWRPDIRAAVISTARVNMHRKMLKLSTVAGLHPIAVLSDCAVYLSPGPSPLDLLPRTPDGKPLPGGFRLGVSPGMVKHEGTQPLLWAVQMLDEGLNPARHIKGHDAAADGE; encoded by the coding sequence ATGAGCGAGACGAACGAGCAGGCCACCCTCTTCGCGGCGGTCGACGCCCTGCTCGAAGAAGCAGCGGCCCAGGACGGGCTCCCCGAACCCGACGAACGCAAGCGCCTGCGCGAGGCCGCAGGTCTCAGCCAGGACCAGATCGCCAAGGCGCTCTCCGTCCGCCGCGAAACCGTCACCTCCTGGGAAACGGGCCGGACCGCCCCCCGCCCTCCCAAGCGAGCCGCCTACGCCCGCCTCCTGGAGGGCCTGGCCTCCCTCCACCCGGTCAACGGCGTTAACGCCGTTAACGCCACCCCGGCGTCCCCCACCGAGCAGACCTCCGAGCAGCAGACCATTAACGCCGTTAACGCCGTCAACCCCCATCCCCCCACCACGCCGGACCCCATTGACAGCGTTAACGCCGTTAACGCCGACACCCCTCCGGCCCCCGGAGCCCCCCTCCCCCGCTCCGCACAGCAGCCCCCCACCGTTAACGCCGTTAACGCCGTTGCCCACCCCACACCCGAACCCCCACGGGCAGCCCCCCACCCCCGCGCAGAACGACAGGCGCCCACCACCCCCCGCAAGCCGTCCAAGCGGCTCCCCCTCGCCCTCGAAGGCAACGGCCCCCTCGCCGTCCTGGACGGCACCGGCCACGCCCACGCAGCCGGCGGCGTCCTCCTCCCCCACCCCACCTCCGACCTCCCCGCCCTCATCACCTGGGCCCTCGGCCCCGACGCCGACCTCCGCGCCCCCCGCCTCCACCGCAACGGCAAGGACGGCGACCCCCTCCTCGTCCTCACCGCCCCCGCCGCGGAACGCCTCGGTCTCCCCCTCACCCTCGAAGACCGCCGCGCCCTCCGCCTCCCGGACAACCACCCCGTCATCAAGCAGCTCACCAAGGCCAAGTGGCAGCTCACCCGCCGCGGCTTCGGCCCCTGGCCCCGCATCTACCGCCCGGCCTCCCCCACCTCCGGCCGCCAGTGCGTCCAGCTCGCCGTCCTCCCCTGGGGCGCCCTCGACACCCGCGCCTGGGGCGAGGACACCGCCGACCTCCCCGCCCCGGAACTCGCCGAACTGCTCACCGCCTACGCCACCCGCCTCCTGACCCCCCGCGGCTCCACCGCCGTGACGGGCCTGGAACTCATGACGGCGCTGCGTCCCCCCACCCGCGCCGCACGCAACCCCGACACCAACACCTGGGAGTCCGCCCCCGTCGCCGGCTCCCTCACCCGCCCCGTCGACCCGGCCCCCCCGGAGGCCCCCGACGAGCACCCCGTGGTCGCCGCCCTGTACCCCCGCTCCCACCAGCGCACCCCGGACCAGGTCCTCGACGAAGAGGCCTACGACTGGATCCGCGACCCGGAGCTCCTCACCGACGCCGAATGCGCCGCCACCCACGCGGTCGGCCTCGATGTGAACATGGCCTTCGCCGCCGCCGCGAACCGCCTCACCGTCGGCCTGGGCCCCGCTGCCCACACCACGCACCCGCGCTTCGACCCGAAGACCCCCGGCTGCTGGCTGGCCGACCTCTCCTCCCTCCCCCACGACCCCCGACTCCCCAGCCCCTTCACCCCGCACGGCAAGCCCCCCACCGGACCGGCCTGGTACGCGACCCCGACCCTCGCCTACGCCCAGGAGCTCGGCCACGAGGTCCGCCCCACCGAGGCCTGGCTCCGCCCGGACCACGGCCCGTACCTCGACGCCTGGTACACCCGCCTCCGCGACGCCTACATGGCCACCATGGCCGACCTCGGCGTCACCTCCTCCCTCACCGAGTCCGAGTTCCTCCGGGCCATGGCGACCCACAAGCAGCACGACCCCCTCGCCGCCTCCGTCCTCTCGGCGATCAAGGCCACCGTGAAGGGCGGCATCGGCAAGCTCCGCGAGCGTCCCCAGGGCGCCGGCTACCGCCCGGGCGAACCCTGGCCCGCGCTCGAACGCCCCACCTGGCGCCCCGACATCCGCGCCGCCGTGATCTCCACGGCCCGGGTCAACATGCACCGCAAGATGCTCAAGCTCTCCACGGTGGCCGGCCTCCACCCCATCGCGGTCCTCTCCGACTGCGCGGTCTACCTCTCCCCCGGCCCCAGCCCCCTGGACCTCCTCCCCCGCACCCCGGACGGCAAGCCCCTCCCCGGCGGCTTCCGCCTCGGTGTCAGCCCGGGCATGGTCAAGCACGAAGGCACCCAGCCCCTCCTCTGGGCGGTCCAGATGCTTGACGAAGGCCTCAACCCCGCCCGCCACATCAAGGGCCACGACGCAGCAGCAGACGGCGAGTAA
- a CDS encoding ScbR family autoregulator-binding transcription factor, whose translation MQERSERTRRRLVFAGAELFHRSGYANATLGEIAGAAGVTKGALYFHFASKDELADAVQRRGCRLLREAVRGLNESGASPLQALIDATHWLARTLHEEPAIPASFRITKECGGHQSAQQDFQGAWLATVSDLLRMARDTGELPLGGPADGTGDGGAGGDGLSAAERWESAEALVAAAVCGIEVLSGTGLSYGELRRKVAALWGLLLPSLVGRARTVEYRTDAREVPASGGVCAYEFLGSGV comes from the coding sequence GTGCAGGAGAGGTCGGAGCGGACCCGTAGGCGGTTGGTCTTCGCCGGGGCCGAGTTGTTCCACCGCAGCGGATACGCCAACGCGACGCTCGGCGAGATCGCGGGCGCGGCCGGGGTGACGAAGGGAGCGCTGTACTTCCACTTCGCCTCGAAGGACGAGCTCGCGGACGCCGTGCAGCGGCGGGGCTGCCGCCTGCTACGCGAGGCGGTGCGCGGGCTGAACGAGAGCGGCGCATCACCCCTGCAGGCGCTGATCGACGCGACCCACTGGCTGGCGCGGACGCTGCACGAGGAACCGGCGATCCCGGCGAGTTTCCGGATCACCAAGGAGTGCGGCGGGCACCAGTCGGCGCAGCAGGACTTCCAGGGCGCGTGGCTGGCGACGGTGTCCGACTTGTTGAGGATGGCGCGGGACACCGGGGAACTGCCCCTCGGCGGACCGGCCGACGGGACCGGCGACGGCGGCGCCGGGGGCGACGGGCTCTCGGCCGCCGAGCGGTGGGAGAGCGCCGAGGCACTGGTGGCGGCGGCCGTCTGCGGCATCGAGGTGCTGTCGGGAACCGGGCTGTCCTACGGGGAGCTGCGCCGGAAGGTGGCCGCCCTGTGGGGGCTGCTGCTGCCGAGCCTGGTGGGACGGGCGCGGACGGTCGAGTACCGGACGGACGCCCGCGAGGTGCCCGCGAGCGGCGGAGTGTGCGCCTATGAGTTCCTCGGCAGCGGGGTCTGA
- a CDS encoding FAD-dependent monooxygenase codes for MPTPTRTVLISGASIAGPALAHWLGRHGFRPTVVELAPALRPGGRAVDFRGETHLTVLERMGILDELRRAQTGGTTMTFVDAGGRELLHLPASFAGGDIEVLRGDLARILYASSLPTTEYVFGDSVTGLSETPTGVDVTFRHAPPRTFDLVIGADGLHSTVRRLAFGPERRYVRHLGYYAATWSLPREPDLPPVMSLPLDPAPTPVTTEAPHTSATIGLNTPGRLAGIGTSPSNPTRAHAFFLFASPELRYDRNDPLPQKALVREAFDGLPWRVPHLLDSLDAAEDLYFDSISRADVGTWSTTGGRIALVGDAACGATIGGMGTGTALVAAYVLATELARSPEDPRSAFTRYESLVRPYAERCQKGGDRTGPFLAPATAFGLRLRNTLLGRRRCLEWMLRQGRRATTLPLPS; via the coding sequence GTGCCCACACCCACCCGCACCGTCCTGATCTCCGGCGCGAGCATCGCCGGCCCGGCCCTCGCCCACTGGCTCGGCCGCCACGGGTTCCGCCCCACCGTCGTCGAACTCGCCCCCGCACTGCGACCCGGCGGCCGGGCCGTCGACTTCCGCGGCGAGACCCACCTCACCGTCCTGGAGCGCATGGGAATCCTCGACGAGCTGCGCCGGGCGCAGACCGGCGGCACCACGATGACCTTCGTCGACGCCGGCGGCCGCGAACTCCTCCACCTCCCCGCCTCGTTCGCGGGCGGCGACATCGAGGTGCTGCGCGGCGACCTCGCCCGCATCCTGTACGCCTCGTCCCTACCCACCACCGAGTACGTCTTCGGCGACTCCGTCACCGGCCTCAGCGAGACCCCCACCGGCGTGGACGTGACCTTCCGCCACGCCCCGCCCCGCACCTTCGACCTGGTCATCGGCGCCGACGGCCTGCACTCCACCGTCCGCCGCCTCGCCTTCGGCCCGGAACGCCGGTACGTCCGCCACCTCGGCTACTACGCCGCCACCTGGAGCCTCCCCCGCGAACCGGACCTGCCCCCCGTCATGAGCCTCCCCCTCGACCCGGCCCCGACCCCCGTCACCACGGAGGCCCCCCACACCTCCGCCACCATCGGCCTCAACACCCCCGGCCGCCTCGCTGGCATCGGCACCTCTCCCTCGAACCCGACCCGGGCGCACGCGTTCTTCCTCTTCGCCTCACCGGAACTGCGGTACGACCGCAACGACCCCCTGCCCCAGAAGGCCTTGGTCAGGGAGGCTTTCGACGGCCTCCCCTGGCGGGTGCCCCACCTCCTCGACTCCCTCGATGCCGCCGAAGACCTCTACTTCGACTCCATCAGCCGCGCCGACGTCGGCACCTGGTCCACCACCGGCGGGCGGATCGCCCTCGTGGGCGACGCCGCCTGCGGCGCGACGATCGGCGGCATGGGCACCGGTACCGCCCTCGTCGCCGCCTACGTCCTCGCGACCGAGCTGGCCCGCTCGCCCGAGGACCCCCGCTCCGCTTTCACCCGCTACGAGTCCCTCGTGCGCCCGTACGCCGAGCGCTGCCAGAAGGGCGGCGACCGTACGGGCCCCTTCCTGGCACCCGCCACCGCCTTCGGCCTACGGCTGCGCAACACCCTGCTCGGCCGGCGCCGCTGCCTGGAGTGGATGCTCCGACAGGGCCGAAGGGCAACCACCCTTCCCCTCCCCTCTTAA
- a CDS encoding AfsR/SARP family transcriptional regulator — translation MDIDVLGALAVRENGISITPTAPKPRQVLALLALHADQVVPVSALIEELWGAVPPRSARTTLQTYVLQLRALIATALEEGEGQGDGSRTAKDVLVTLPGGYLLNSGGGTSDVREFDRLAALGYRAMDAGDFPVAAQRLREALALWSGPAFADVHGGVQLDMETRRLDEIRLCALDQRIEADLKLGRHRELLAELTVLVSRYRTHENLHGQFMIALHRSGRRGEALDVYQRLRATLVRDLGLEPSTALRRLQRSILMAGPESAGLAGKTTGTATAVGAVAGTGLRTDRLVRA, via the coding sequence GTGGACATCGATGTACTGGGCGCACTCGCCGTGCGGGAGAACGGAATCTCCATCACGCCGACCGCCCCCAAGCCCCGCCAGGTCCTGGCCCTCCTGGCCCTCCATGCCGACCAGGTCGTGCCGGTGTCGGCGCTGATCGAGGAGCTGTGGGGCGCGGTACCGCCGCGCAGCGCCCGTACGACGCTGCAGACCTACGTCCTCCAGCTGCGCGCGCTGATCGCGACCGCTCTGGAGGAGGGCGAGGGACAGGGCGACGGGTCACGGACGGCGAAGGACGTGCTCGTCACGCTTCCCGGCGGCTACCTGCTGAACAGTGGCGGCGGGACCAGCGACGTTCGGGAGTTCGACCGGCTGGCGGCGCTGGGCTACCGGGCCATGGACGCCGGGGACTTCCCGGTCGCCGCCCAGCGGCTGCGCGAGGCGCTCGCCCTGTGGTCCGGACCCGCCTTCGCCGACGTGCACGGCGGAGTGCAGCTCGACATGGAGACGCGGCGGCTGGACGAGATCCGGCTGTGCGCCCTCGACCAGCGCATCGAGGCCGACCTGAAGCTGGGGCGCCACCGGGAACTGCTGGCCGAGCTGACGGTGCTGGTGAGCCGGTACCGCACGCACGAGAACCTGCACGGACAGTTCATGATCGCCCTGCACCGCTCGGGGCGGCGCGGTGAGGCGCTCGACGTGTACCAGCGGCTGCGGGCCACGCTCGTACGGGACCTGGGTCTGGAGCCGTCCACCGCGCTGCGCCGGTTGCAGCGGTCGATCCTGATGGCGGGCCCGGAGAGCGCGGGTCTGGCCGGCAAGACGACGGGTACGGCCACGGCGGTGGGCGCGGTGGCCGGGACCGGCCTGCGGACGGACCGGCTCGTACGCGCCTGA
- a CDS encoding ParA family protein — protein MTSPSSQNDREKVVSKLPPWLRQELKIRTAQLRVDIQDAVHQGIAHWSGLASAPSPVDTAGAESFSTWLPAGQWESFRADSKDRGVSLIQGLAQAVRLWLELNPAPTVKRPSVVRRIVVCNQKGGVGKTAITAGTAEALAEDPSSLHPVRIARQLARLTPAEENENPHAPVTPLDLEDLPGLGMRVLLVDFDPQGHLTKQLGQQPLPIGGDSLTCHMASEAKGPLSALIVPVPDDRFGDRLHLLPACTDAFLLDVRLSTVRAREAALERALAPVESDYDVILIDCPPSLGLSMDAAIYYGRRRDTEQPGASGALIVVQAEDSSADAYDLLTSQINDLRDDLSLDIDYLGLVVNLYDGRRGYIATSSLQAWMDIKDPRVVAIVPDLKEQREAVRVKQPLFVYAPKGDQAVALRALAREIS, from the coding sequence ATGACTTCGCCCTCGTCCCAGAACGACCGAGAGAAGGTCGTCTCCAAGCTCCCCCCGTGGCTCCGCCAGGAGTTGAAGATCCGCACCGCCCAACTGCGGGTCGACATCCAGGACGCCGTCCACCAGGGCATCGCCCACTGGAGCGGCCTCGCCTCCGCCCCCTCCCCCGTCGACACCGCGGGCGCCGAATCGTTCTCCACCTGGCTGCCCGCCGGTCAGTGGGAGTCCTTCCGCGCCGACTCCAAGGACCGCGGTGTCTCCCTCATCCAGGGCCTCGCCCAGGCGGTGCGCCTCTGGCTGGAGTTGAACCCGGCCCCCACGGTCAAGCGACCCTCCGTCGTCCGCCGCATCGTCGTGTGCAACCAGAAGGGCGGCGTCGGCAAGACCGCCATCACCGCCGGCACCGCGGAGGCCCTCGCGGAGGACCCCTCCTCCCTCCACCCGGTCCGCATCGCGCGCCAACTGGCCCGCCTCACCCCGGCCGAGGAGAACGAAAACCCCCACGCGCCGGTCACCCCGCTGGACCTCGAAGACCTTCCGGGACTCGGCATGCGCGTCCTGCTGGTCGACTTCGACCCGCAGGGCCACCTCACCAAGCAGCTCGGCCAACAGCCCCTGCCCATCGGCGGCGACAGCCTCACCTGCCACATGGCGAGCGAGGCCAAGGGACCGCTCTCCGCCCTGATCGTCCCCGTCCCGGACGACCGCTTCGGCGACCGCCTCCACCTCCTCCCCGCCTGCACCGACGCCTTCCTCCTCGACGTCCGCCTCTCCACGGTCCGCGCCCGCGAGGCCGCCCTCGAACGCGCCCTCGCCCCCGTCGAGTCCGATTACGACGTCATCCTCATCGACTGCCCGCCCAGCCTCGGCCTCAGCATGGACGCGGCCATCTACTACGGCCGCCGCCGCGACACCGAGCAGCCGGGCGCCTCCGGCGCGCTGATCGTCGTACAGGCCGAGGACTCCTCGGCCGACGCGTACGACCTCCTCACGTCCCAGATCAACGACCTGCGCGACGACCTCAGCCTCGACATCGACTACCTCGGCCTCGTCGTGAACCTCTACGACGGCCGCCGCGGCTACATCGCGACCTCGTCCCTCCAAGCGTGGATGGACATAAAGGATCCGCGGGTCGTGGCGATCGTCCCCGACCTCAAGGAACAGCGCGAAGCGGTACGGGTGAAGCAGCCGCTCTTCGTCTACGCACCGAAGGGCGACCAGGCCGTGGCCCTGCGCGCCCTCGCGAGGGAGATCTCATGA